In Citrus sinensis cultivar Valencia sweet orange chromosome 2, DVS_A1.0, whole genome shotgun sequence, a single genomic region encodes these proteins:
- the LOC102615558 gene encoding peroxisomal 2,4-dienoyl-CoA reductase [(3E)-enoyl-CoA-producing] isoform X1: MESPFKGDILKGKVALLTGGGSGIGFEISLQLGKHGAAIAIMGRRKTVLRSAVAALHSLGIPAIGLEGDVRKREDAVRVVESTINHFGKLDILVNAAAGNFLVPAEDLSPNGFRTVIEIDSVGTFIMCHEALKYLKKGGRGQASSSSGGIIINISATLHYTATWYQIHVSAAKAAVDSITRSLALEWGTDYAIRVNGIAPGPIKDTAGVSKLAPEEIRSKATDYMAAYKFGEKWDIAMAALYLASDAGKYVNGNTLIVDGGNWLSNPRDLPKEAVNQLSRAVERKSRDSPVGIPKSRL; this comes from the exons ATGGAGTCGCCATTCAAGGGAGATATACTTAAAGGAAAGGTGGCCCTGTTGACAGGAGGCGGTTCCGGTATTGGATTTGAAATATCTCTTCAGCTCGGCAAACATGGAGCCGCCATTGCCATCATGGGCCGTCGCAAAACTGTCCTTCGTTCTGCCGTTGCCGCTCTTCACTCCCTTGGGATTCCT GCTATTGGACTTGAAGGAGATGTTCGCAAAAGAGAAGATGCGGTCAGAGTTGTGGAATCGACTATTAACCATTTTGGCAAGCTTGATATTCTTGTGAATGCTGCCGCCGGCAATTTCCTTGTGCCAGCTGAGGATTTATCCCCAAATGGTTTTCGAACAG TGATAGAAATAGATTCTGTTGGCACTTTTATAATGTGCCATGAAGCATTGAAGTATCTTAAGAAAGGAGGACGAGGGCAGGCCTCGTCATCTAGTGGAGGAATAATCATTAACATAAGCGCAACTTTGCATTATACTGCCACTTGGTATCAAATCCATGTATCTGCTGCCAAG GCAGCTGTTGACAGCATCACAAGAAGCCTGGCATTGGAGTGGGGTACAGATTATGCCATTAGAGTCAATGGAATTGCGCCTGGACCTATCAAAGACACAGCTGGAGTTAGTAAACTTGCACCTGAGGAGATTAGGAGCAAGGCAACAGATTATATGGCTGCTTATAAATTTGGGGAGAAATGGGATATTGCCATGGCTGCTCTCTATCTTGCATCTGATGCAG gaaaatatgtCAACGGAAACACATTGATTGTTGATGGAGGAAATTGGCTTAGCAATCCCCGGGATCTGCCAAAAGAGGCAGTGAATCAACTGTCAAGAGCAGTGGAAAGGAAGTCAAGAGACTCACCAGTTGGGATTCCGAAGAGCAGGTTATAG
- the LOC102615558 gene encoding peroxisomal 2,4-dienoyl-CoA reductase [(3E)-enoyl-CoA-producing] isoform X2 produces the protein MESPFKGDILKGKVALLTGGGSGIGFEISLQLGKHGAAIAIMGRRKTVLRSAVAALHSLGIPAIGLEGDVRKREDAVRVVESTINHFGKLDILVNAAAGNFLVPAEDLSPNGFRTVIEIDSVGTFIMCHEALKYLKKGGRGQASSSSGGIIINISATLHYTATWYQIHVSAAKAAVDSITRSLALEWGTDYAIRVNGIAPGPIKDTAGVSKLAPEEIRSKATDYMAAYKFGEKWDIAMAALYLASDAVQ, from the exons ATGGAGTCGCCATTCAAGGGAGATATACTTAAAGGAAAGGTGGCCCTGTTGACAGGAGGCGGTTCCGGTATTGGATTTGAAATATCTCTTCAGCTCGGCAAACATGGAGCCGCCATTGCCATCATGGGCCGTCGCAAAACTGTCCTTCGTTCTGCCGTTGCCGCTCTTCACTCCCTTGGGATTCCT GCTATTGGACTTGAAGGAGATGTTCGCAAAAGAGAAGATGCGGTCAGAGTTGTGGAATCGACTATTAACCATTTTGGCAAGCTTGATATTCTTGTGAATGCTGCCGCCGGCAATTTCCTTGTGCCAGCTGAGGATTTATCCCCAAATGGTTTTCGAACAG TGATAGAAATAGATTCTGTTGGCACTTTTATAATGTGCCATGAAGCATTGAAGTATCTTAAGAAAGGAGGACGAGGGCAGGCCTCGTCATCTAGTGGAGGAATAATCATTAACATAAGCGCAACTTTGCATTATACTGCCACTTGGTATCAAATCCATGTATCTGCTGCCAAG GCAGCTGTTGACAGCATCACAAGAAGCCTGGCATTGGAGTGGGGTACAGATTATGCCATTAGAGTCAATGGAATTGCGCCTGGACCTATCAAAGACACAGCTGGAGTTAGTAAACTTGCACCTGAGGAGATTAGGAGCAAGGCAACAGATTATATGGCTGCTTATAAATTTGGGGAGAAATGGGATATTGCCATGGCTGCTCTCTATCTTGCATCTGATGCAG TTCAGTGA
- the LOC102615278 gene encoding uncharacterized protein LOC102615278 yields the protein MDLSPGELQFLSIPDILRESISIPRRAARTFYFITLILIFPLSFAILAHSLFTHPILRQLEDHPTYDPTETRHQWTRLLVFQFCYLIFLFAFSLLSTAAVVFTVASLYTSKPVSFSSTMSAIPKVLKRLFITFLWVSLLMIIYNAVFLSFLILLIIAIDTQSALLVLFCMLVIFLLFLVVHVYITALWHLASVVSVLEPLYGFAAMKKSYELLKGKTRMAGVLVFGYLAICAAIGSVFGVVVVHGGDRYGVFTRIVVGGFLVGVLVIVNLVGLLVQSVFYYVCKSYHHQEIDKIALHDHLGGYLGEYVPLKSSIQMENMDV from the coding sequence ATGGATCTGTCCCCAGGAGAGCTCCAATTCTTGAGCATACCTGACATTTTACGGGAATCAATCTCAATCCCGCGGCGAGCTGCCAGGACGTTCTATTTCATCACTCTAATCCTCATCTTCCCTCTCTCTTTCGCCATCTTAGCTCATTCCCTCTTTACCCACCCGATCTTACGCCAACTCGAAGACCACCCAACTTACGATCCGACCGAAACCCGCCATCAATGGACTCGCCTCTTGGTCTTCCAATTCTGCTACCTCATCTTCCTCTTCGCCTTCTCTCTTCTATCAACGGCCGCCGTTGTCTTCACCGTCGCCTCTCTTTACACCTCGAAGCCCGTGTCTTTTTCCTCGACCATGTCCGCGATTCCTAAGGTTTTGAAGCGATTGTTTATCACTTTCTTGTGGGTTTCGTTGCTGATGATTATTTACAATGCAGTCTTTTTGAGTTTCCTGATTCTGTTGATCATTGCCATTGATACCCAGAGTGCCCTTTTGGTGCTTTTCTGTATGCTTGttattttcttgcttttcttgGTGGTTCATGTGTATATTACGGCTTTGTGGCATTTAGCTAGTGTGGTTTCGGTTCTTGAACCGCTTTACGGGTTTGCAGCGATGAAGAAGAGCTATGAGTTGTTAAAAGGGAAGACCCGGATGGCGGGGGTTCttgtttttggttatttaGCTATTTGTGCAGCTATCGGGAGTGTATTTGGTGTTGTTGTGGTTCATGGTGGAGACAGATATGGAGTTTTTACGAGGATTGTGGTTGGTGGGTTCTTGGTGGGGGTATTGGTGATTGTTAATCTTGTGGGATTGTTGGTGCAGAGCGTGTTTTACTATGTGTGCAAGAGTTATCATCATCAGGAGATTGACAAGATCGCGTTGCACGATCATCTTGGTGGGTATCTTGGTGAGTATGTGCCTTTGAAGAGCAGCATTCAAATGGAGAATATGGATGTCTGA